Proteins found in one Labrus bergylta chromosome 8, fLabBer1.1, whole genome shotgun sequence genomic segment:
- the fxyd3 gene encoding phospholemman isoform X1, which yields MKEAEGVKRYQETKRRKTLLQTGRKRDAVRAENKKARDSRRQAEERDRARTETGLYPRSRRSWRRESTGSLNSGNDFDWAQKASQVKMAKIHALVFMTLMSLVLAEAQDAEDDPFTFDYHRLRVGGLILAAVLCLIGITILFSGHCRCKFNQDKRRRTASNAQQMLPE from the exons atgaaagaagCAGAGGGAGTGAAGAGATATCAAGAGACAAAACGTAGGAAAACACTCCTACagacaggaagaaagagagatgcAGTAagagctgaaaacaaaaaagcgAGGGATAGTCGGAGACAGGCAGAGGAGCGTGACAGAGCCAGAACAGAAACAGGTCTTTATCCCAGGAGCAGGCGGAGCTGGAGAAGAGAATCCACAGGAAGTTTGAACTCAGGGAATGATTTTGACTGG GCACAAAAAGCATCACAGGTGAAGATGGCAAAGATCCATGCGTTGGTGTTTATGACCC TCATGTCGCTGGTGTTGGCAGAAGCACAGGACG CCGAGGATGACCCATTTACCTTTG ACTACCACAGGCTGCGTGTTGGAGGCCTGATTCTAGCTGCTGTCCTCTGCCTTATTGGCATCACCATCCTGTTCA GCGGCCACTGCAGGTGCAAGTTCAACCAGGACAAGAG gaggaggacagcaAGCAATGCTCAGCAGATGCTCCCCGAATAA
- the fxyd3 gene encoding phospholemman isoform X2, with product MAKIHALVFMTLMSLVLAEAQDAEDDPFTFDYHRLRVGGLILAAVLCLIGITILFSGHCRCKFNQDKRRRTASNAQQMLPE from the exons ATGGCAAAGATCCATGCGTTGGTGTTTATGACCC TCATGTCGCTGGTGTTGGCAGAAGCACAGGACG CCGAGGATGACCCATTTACCTTTG ACTACCACAGGCTGCGTGTTGGAGGCCTGATTCTAGCTGCTGTCCTCTGCCTTATTGGCATCACCATCCTGTTCA GCGGCCACTGCAGGTGCAAGTTCAACCAGGACAAGAG gaggaggacagcaAGCAATGCTCAGCAGATGCTCCCCGAATAA
- the fxyd11 gene encoding FXYD domain-containing ion transport regulator 11 has product MLTFDQALSWDIHTHSSTRQTSAQVSTVVMKMGQLNVLAVMAVLFSLFMETEANPFIYNYERLRIGGLICSCLLFGAGLLAILYTRCNRKQKKAEDDNSEI; this is encoded by the exons ATGCTCACTTTTGACCAGGCATTGTCTTGggacattcacacacactcctcaacTCGTCAAACGTCTGCTCAGGTAAGCACAG TTGTGATGAAGATGGGACAACTCAATGTTTTGGCTGTTATGGCAG TactcttctctcttttcatgGAAACTGAAGCAA ATCCGTTTATTTACA ACTATGAAAGGCTACGAATCGGAGGCCTGATCTGTTCCTGCCTGTTGTTTGGTGCAGGACTCCTAGCTATCCTTT ACACGAGGTGCAACAGGAAGCAAAA GAAAGCAGAAGATGACAACAGTGAAATCTGA